The genome window AAGTTTTATGCCTGCGAGGGGATTACCGCGGAGGGCAGGAAGCTGGGGTCGATTCAGAACCTGGCGTTGGTTGGGGATTGTCGTCCGGTGATTGATCCGGCAAATCTGTATGTGAGCAATCCGGGGCTGAGCAGTGAGGATTACGCGACGGTTCTCGAAAATCATGCGAGCCGGGCTCTCGGTAATGCATGGGGTGCGGTGTTCCATGGTGTTCAGGCGGAACTGGGCGGCAATGTTTCGATCGACCGCTATGTAGGCATTTCCCAGTTCGATGGGCAGGGGGTCAGTGCGCTCGGCGGATCCTGTGTGACGGCGGACCGGACGGCCAGCTGCGCCAATGAACGCCGGGGTTTTTATCCGACGCAAACTGCATATATGCGGTGTGATGAAACGATTGGCAGTGCGAATAATACCGATGGATATCTCGCGGACCTGAATGCAGTTCTGGAGATCGAGTCTGCTGCCGCTGCCGGCAACAGGGAGCAGGGCGTTCTGGCGTTACATAAAGGGCGGGTGTATGTGAAGAGCAGTGTTAGTTGCGGGAACGGAGTAGGAGGATTTTGTGCGCGCGCCGGGCTGAGTGAGATGCTGATGAGTACAACCGGTACGGCTAAAAACTGGGCAAAGAATAATCTGGGGCCCGGAGTTTATGCTGCGAATGGCGGAGAGATTCGAATGGCCTACACCTGGGTGAAAAACAATGCCGTTAATGGTGTGGACGGGGATTTGTTTTCAAAATGGTTTCTGGGCAGCGAAAACAACTCATACAGCAATGGCGGGAACAGCTGGGATTTTGCTTCGCCGGATCTGGTGGTCAGCAACAGCGATTATACGGCGTGGAGTTATCACACGATGCCGTTCGCTGCAAAAACGTGGAGCTCGGACAACCGGAGAAAAATTCTGCTTCTGGACGACAATAAAGGTCCTTATGAGGCGCACTACACCATTAATCCATTGCTGCCTGCCGGCGGAGTGAATTTCAAAAATCTCTATGATTTCTTTGAGTTCATTGATGATTACCGCATTCAGGCGAACGGAAAGATGCTGAATGTGGAGTTGGCATACGGGGTTCACCATTATTACAAAACGCTGGTGATTGACCATCCGGACGCCTCAAAGATCAAAATTTACGGGAAGCGTCTGATTTCCAAAGAGTATGTGGATATCCGTATCCTTGATACGGTGGATGTCACCCGCTACTCAAATTACTGCACCGCCGAACTGCAGTTGGTGGACTCGTATGAGGATCGTGTGGATGTTGGTGATTACCTGAATATCATCAGCAGTGATTCGAGTGACGGTTCCGATCATGAGCTCTTCCGCGGTGCGTGGGAGGTCATTGCTAAAAATGATACGACACATACTGTCACCATAAAGATTCTGCAAAGGGATGCGGGGCTGGCTTCACGGCTTGAAGCATCGAAGATTTCCGGCATATCGGGCGGGTATGTGACTGCAAAGCTGCTGAAGAGTGTGATCAAGTTTTATGCAGCTGACGGGATTGTTGTTGATAATACATTGCTGGGAGATCTTTCCGGCGTTTGCCTGATTGGTGATTATACCGGCTTAACCAATCCGCCGGATTACGCGGCGAACCCTCCGTCTGTATTCTCCAGCCAGACCATTCTGGACCGGCTGGCCTCGGCCTATACGAACGGTTGGGTTGAATATGACGGGATCCATGTGATGGATACCGGGTCCATTAATATTTCCGGCGCATCTGCCGTCTGTGGATTTCCCGGGTCCGGAGCTTATGTTTCGAACGGATCCGTGGTCGAAAACTTTATGCACAGAACCCAGAGCCTGGCGTTGATGACTGCATGTGCAAACCGGCGGAGCGGTGTGTATTGCACACAGGATTCAACCTTTCAGTCAAAAGCTTCCGGTTCGGTCCATAACCGGGCGAGCGGATATGTGGCGGATAGTAACAGTATGCTGTACGTTTCCATTGCTTCTGCAATTGCAAATGCGGATTACGGCTTTTGCGTAGATGGTGACAGCATGCTTTCCGGAAACCGCACCAAGGCGCTGTTTAATCTGGACAGCGGTTATGTGACCACCGACCGGTCGCACTCCACCGCGGCGGAGAGTGAGTCCCGTGAAAACGGACTGCATGGGTATTATCTGTATGATTCCACCGGAGCGTTCGAATATTCGGTTGCGGATCAGAATGCGCAGTACGGGTTTGCACTGATTGAAAGTATCGGCCGGATGTACAGCCTGACGGTCAGCGGGCAGGGCTGCGGATTGTACGGGAAGGATTATGACAGCCTGTATCTGCGCAAGACCTGGCTTTATTCCCCCAATTCGCTGATTGAAAATAATGATATTGGGGTGTGGGCAGACAAGAATGCGGTTCTCACCGTTACGGGCAGCACGTTGTCCGGCAATCAGGTGGGGGTGAGTACGACCAGTGGAGGGGTTATTATTCAATAGGTTGTTGTCGGACTGAGGCTGTGTGTTTTCAGTCTTTTAAATGGTATCAGGCAGGAGTTGGTCGCGTCGGTTATGAAATAACTGAAAATAAAATAATATTTTCTTGTAATTTCAAAGCGGAGAGGCTACTGTTCTCTAGGTTCAATTATGAAAAACAAAGCAATATCAAATGGTATATGGCCGGTCATGCTGACTCCGTTCAAAGAACGGGATCAGATTGACTGGAAGGGTCTTGAAGAACTGACGGAGTGGTACATTGCGCAGGGCGTGCATGGTCTTTTTTCTGCCTGTCTTTCAAGTGAAGCGCTTGACATGAACGATGCAAACAAGCTGGCGCTGGTGCGCCGGGTTGTTGAAATTGCAGACGGACGCGTTCCGGTGGTTGGCGGTGTGATGGGCGTCGAAACACGGGAAAAGCGCATGGAAATGGCGCGGCAGGTTGTGGCTGATGGTGCGGCGGCGGCGGTGCTGACCTTCTGTGACGTTGCTTCTGAAGAAACATCGGATGAGGCCTGGGTTGAAGAAATGGACCGTCATCTGGAAATTTCCGGCGGTATTCCGATGGGGGTGTATGAGTGTCCATGGCCTTATCACCGAATGATGACGCCGCTTCTGACCGAGTATGTGGCGCAGCAGCCGCAGTTCCTGTTTCTGAAAGAGACCTCCGGAAACCTATCGGAGATTGAGCGGAAGTGCCGGGCCGGAGCGCTGTCGGGGCTGAAAATTTTCAGCGCGGATGCAATCACAATTGCGGACGCGTATAAACTGGGAGTCAGTGGTTTCAGCGGACTGCAGACCAACCTCTGGGCGGCGCTTCATGTGAAGGCGTTTGAGTGTCGAAAAAGCAAGCCCGAACTTACGGATCGGTTGCAGGAATTTTTCAGGGAGTATAACTGGGCACTGAGCAAATCCTATCCGGCCAGTGCCAAACAGTATCTGAAAACCGCCTGCGGACTCGATATCGGAAATCTTTCCTTCTTAAACGGAGCGGCGGTCGACGAGTCGGATCAGGAATGGATTGATGAACTGGCCAAAGCAATTCGGGGTTTCACTACGGAAGTTGCCGAGACAGCAGCAGATCTTGTGGCAGTGTGATTTCATAATCAGCCCCAAGGGTTGGAAAAACAGACGACAAAGGTCCGTTCTGTTTCCAAACCTTGGAGCAACAGAAAGAGGTTTCGGTGATGAGCGGATCTTCCGGCTCCATAAAAATCGGTTTAATCGGGTGCGGATTTCGAATCAAGGAAGTGGTGCGCTGCATGGCGCAGCATCCCGGGTTTGAAAAGGTGGAGATTGTTCAGGTGTTCGATCCGAACCCTGAATACGGGAGCATCATTCGCGATGAATGGGCGCCGAACCTGCAGTTTGTGGATCGCTATGAAGCAATTCTGGAAAACCCCGAAATCGAGTGGGTAATGATCGGATCATGGAACTGTTTTCATGCGCAACAGGCGGTTGCCGCATTCAGAGCGGGGAAGCATGTGTTCTGCGAAAAGCCGCTGGCGACGACGTTCGAAGACTGCGTGGCAATGCGCAATGCGTGGAAAGAGAGCGGGCGGCAGTTTGTGATTGGGTTTACGCTGCGTTATTCCCCGCACTACCGGAAAATCAAAGAGCTGGTTTCTTCAGGTGTGATCGGAGATCTGGTCAGTTTTGAATTTAATGAAACCATTTCGTTTGATCACGGCGGCTACATTATGGGCGGCTGGCGCGGCGACCGCGCCAAGGCGGGAACGCACCTGCTGGAAAAATGCTCGCACGATATCGACATCGTGAACTGGATTGTCGGCGCTCCGGTTGCGCGGGTGGCATCCTTTGGCGGCCTCGACTTTTTTGTTTCGGAAAACGAAAAGAAGATGGAGCGGATTGGAAATTCGCCGGACGGGAAACCGGCATATATGGCGCATGTCGGCGGAAGAATGAAAAATCCGTTTACGGCCGACAAAAGTATCATCGATAATCAGGTGGTGATTCTGGAGTATAAAAACGGGGTTCGCGCTACGTTCCATGCCAACTGCAATGCGGCGATTCTCGAGCGCAGGATGTATCTGTGCGGAACCGAAGGAGCGCTGCGTGCGGATGTCATCTGTGGAGAAATCGAAGTGCAG of Tichowtungia aerotolerans contains these proteins:
- a CDS encoding dihydrodipicolinate synthase family protein → MKNKAISNGIWPVMLTPFKERDQIDWKGLEELTEWYIAQGVHGLFSACLSSEALDMNDANKLALVRRVVEIADGRVPVVGGVMGVETREKRMEMARQVVADGAAAAVLTFCDVASEETSDEAWVEEMDRHLEISGGIPMGVYECPWPYHRMMTPLLTEYVAQQPQFLFLKETSGNLSEIERKCRAGALSGLKIFSADAITIADAYKLGVSGFSGLQTNLWAALHVKAFECRKSKPELTDRLQEFFREYNWALSKSYPASAKQYLKTACGLDIGNLSFLNGAAVDESDQEWIDELAKAIRGFTTEVAETAADLVAV
- a CDS encoding Gfo/Idh/MocA family protein, with the translated sequence MSGSSGSIKIGLIGCGFRIKEVVRCMAQHPGFEKVEIVQVFDPNPEYGSIIRDEWAPNLQFVDRYEAILENPEIEWVMIGSWNCFHAQQAVAAFRAGKHVFCEKPLATTFEDCVAMRNAWKESGRQFVIGFTLRYSPHYRKIKELVSSGVIGDLVSFEFNETISFDHGGYIMGGWRGDRAKAGTHLLEKCSHDIDIVNWIVGAPVARVASFGGLDFFVSENEKKMERIGNSPDGKPAYMAHVGGRMKNPFTADKSIIDNQVVILEYKNGVRATFHANCNAAILERRMYLCGTEGALRADVICGEIEVQRIGYDTDLEVFDTNTADSHGGGDDVLGKELLDCMIDGAEPGSNLEDGFLAAITCFAIDDSMGNRAVVDLLPYWNRAGIEF